A part of Hippea maritima DSM 10411 genomic DNA contains:
- a CDS encoding PaaI family thioesterase produces the protein MRNLPRYKKCFICGKENPTGLNLTFKTDNKKVYAKVKLNTNYIGYQDRIHGGIAASILDEAMGWACSVITKKLFFTAELKVKYKKPIPPNIELSVEAEYTTTKHNIHFAKGTLKDKNGTVLVIGEGKYVSISQKEEEEILKLMHHEPENGNPVTIDDI, from the coding sequence ATGAGGAATTTACCAAGATACAAGAAGTGCTTTATATGCGGCAAGGAAAACCCCACAGGGTTAAACTTAACATTTAAAACGGATAACAAAAAAGTATATGCCAAAGTTAAGCTAAACACAAACTACATAGGCTACCAAGACAGAATCCATGGTGGTATAGCCGCTTCCATTTTGGATGAAGCTATGGGTTGGGCATGCAGCGTAATAACAAAAAAGCTCTTTTTTACAGCCGAGCTCAAGGTAAAATACAAAAAACCAATACCTCCCAACATAGAGCTTAGTGTCGAGGCTGAGTATACAACAACAAAACACAACATACATTTTGCAAAGGGAACCTTAAAGGACAAAAATGGAACTGTATTAGTTATAGGTGAGGGTAAATATGTATCTATAAGCCAAAAAGAAGAGGAGGAAATCCTAAAACTAATGCATCACGAACCAGAAAATGGAAATCCTGTAACTATTGATGATATCTAA
- a CDS encoding helix-turn-helix domain-containing protein: MDSIYHTLRKSNPASARILVRKVLEKNNGNVSKTARILGISRATVRRARDGELNDLSRRPKNIRKKIDCSLEKLIVEEAKSTGYRYRLLSYYLKNKYSIEISENTIKKVLKRNRVRKKKIRTLNKNRRHLYDYEHLTPFSHLQIDTKHILDETSLPKSVYRHIEKYDLPKYEWNAIDVKTRMRFTAYSHTLSASFGFAFILFVVLWLKLHNVRGKINIRLDNGSEFASSSRRKLDEYNEFFSKLNVELKPIPPGAKHLQAIVKNSHRKDDESFFSIHPERCRNDAEFLLKAQQWQDTWNTARPHYGIDMNGLTPFEKLKSTKAMISENIVRFPTLLLEDIIRVAGYPYEWLSKFVNLYIFSRGGKYVWTTYL, translated from the coding sequence ATGGATAGTATATACCACACTTTGAGAAAATCAAACCCTGCAAGTGCAAGAATTTTGGTCAGAAAGGTTTTAGAGAAAAACAACGGCAATGTCTCAAAAACAGCAAGAATACTTGGCATATCAAGGGCTACAGTGAGAAGGGCAAGGGATGGAGAACTAAATGACTTATCAAGAAGACCAAAGAACATAAGAAAAAAGATAGACTGTTCTCTTGAAAAACTCATTGTTGAAGAGGCAAAAAGCACAGGGTACAGATACAGGCTTCTAAGCTATTACCTAAAGAACAAATACTCCATAGAGATAAGCGAAAACACAATAAAGAAGGTTTTAAAGAGAAACAGGGTGAGGAAAAAGAAAATAAGGACTCTAAACAAAAACAGAAGGCATCTTTATGATTATGAACACCTGACGCCCTTTAGCCACCTTCAGATAGACACAAAACACATACTGGATGAAACATCTCTACCAAAGAGCGTGTATAGACACATAGAGAAATACGACCTGCCAAAATATGAATGGAACGCAATAGATGTAAAAACGAGAATGAGATTTACAGCTTACTCCCATACTCTTTCTGCATCCTTTGGATTTGCTTTTATCCTTTTTGTCGTACTGTGGTTAAAGCTGCACAATGTAAGGGGAAAAATAAACATAAGGTTGGACAACGGTTCTGAATTTGCATCCTCAAGCAGAAGAAAATTGGATGAATACAACGAATTCTTTTCAAAACTGAATGTAGAGTTAAAACCCATACCACCAGGTGCAAAACACCTCCAGGCTATAGTTAAAAACTCACACAGAAAAGACGATGAATCATTTTTCTCCATTCATCCAGAAAGGTGCAGGAATGACGCTGAGTTCTTGCTCAAAGCTCAACAATGGCAGGATACATGGAATACAGCAAGGCCTCACTATGGCATAGACATGAACGGCCTAACGCCTTTTGAGAAACTGAAATCAACAAAAGCTATGATATCTGAAAACATAGTAAGGTTTCCAACCTTACTACTGGAAGATATCATAAGGGTAGCAGGCTACCCTTATGAATGGTTGAGTAAGTTTGTGAACCTGTATATATTTAGTAGAGGTGGTAAGTATGTGTGGACCACTTACCTTTAA
- the rpsI gene encoding 30S ribosomal protein S9, translating into MEKYYATGKRKTAVARVWVWQGEGNININKQTLDEYFGGLEEAKLKILYPLNLVGLNSKIDVYATVKGGGIMAQAEALRHGISKALVEYDPNLRATLKPLGLLSRDARAKERKKYGRKKARKSFQWSKR; encoded by the coding sequence ATGGAAAAATATTATGCAACTGGAAAAAGAAAAACTGCCGTTGCCAGGGTTTGGGTATGGCAGGGTGAAGGAAATATAAATATCAATAAACAAACGCTGGATGAGTATTTTGGTGGGTTGGAAGAAGCCAAGTTAAAAATACTCTACCCACTCAATTTGGTTGGTTTAAATAGCAAGATAGATGTGTATGCCACCGTTAAAGGTGGCGGGATTATGGCTCAGGCTGAGGCATTAAGACACGGGATTTCCAAAGCCTTGGTAGAATATGATCCCAATTTGAGAGCCACACTGAAGCCTTTGGGATTACTCTCAAGAGATGCAAGGGCAAAAGAAAGAAAGAAATATGGAAGGAAGAAAGCAAGAAAATCCTTCCAATGGTCCAAGAGATAA
- the argC gene encoding N-acetyl-gamma-glutamyl-phosphate reductase yields the protein MLEVGIVGITGFTGLELLKLLINHKGVKVSYIASRSETGRKVSDIYPLFEGVYDNVIEPISVDRMASLDAVFLALPHTVSASVVKDIYDKVRIIDLSADFRLSSVDEYEKWYKVKHPAKDLLRNAVYGLVELNRQQIKASRIVANPGCYATSVILALAPVASYINDIVIVDSKSGVSGAGRAAKDGLQFCEVNENFKAYSITGHRHIPEMEEQLRRYNNDITVEFIPHLLPLQRGILSTIYASLKERANVEELYKDFYKNDFFVRVVDEPPTLNNVRGTNFCDIYPYYDERVGKLVVISVIDNLIKGASGQAIQNLNVIFNFDEKEGLMPYPYYP from the coding sequence ATGTTAGAAGTAGGTATAGTTGGAATAACAGGCTTTACTGGCCTTGAACTATTAAAGCTCCTTATAAATCATAAAGGTGTTAAAGTTAGTTACATAGCCTCAAGGAGTGAGACAGGCAGAAAGGTTTCGGATATTTATCCGCTTTTTGAGGGTGTGTATGATAATGTAATTGAGCCAATAAGCGTAGATAGAATGGCTTCTTTGGATGCTGTCTTTTTAGCTTTACCGCACACAGTTTCTGCTTCCGTTGTTAAGGATATCTACGATAAGGTTAGAATTATAGACTTAAGCGCAGACTTTAGGTTGTCTTCAGTCGATGAATATGAAAAGTGGTATAAGGTTAAACACCCCGCCAAAGATCTGCTTAGGAATGCCGTTTACGGCTTGGTTGAGCTTAACCGTCAGCAGATAAAAGCATCCAGGATAGTAGCGAATCCTGGATGTTATGCAACAAGCGTAATTTTGGCTTTGGCGCCAGTGGCAAGTTATATTAATGATATTGTGATAGTAGATTCAAAATCTGGTGTTAGTGGCGCCGGAAGAGCAGCTAAAGATGGGCTGCAATTTTGTGAGGTTAATGAAAACTTCAAGGCATACTCTATAACAGGTCATAGGCATATACCAGAGATGGAGGAGCAGCTAAGAAGGTATAATAACGATATAACAGTTGAGTTTATACCGCATCTTTTGCCACTTCAGAGAGGGATACTTTCCACTATTTATGCCTCCTTGAAAGAAAGAGCCAACGTAGAAGAACTCTATAAAGATTTTTATAAAAACGACTTTTTTGTTAGAGTGGTAGACGAACCGCCTACATTGAACAATGTAAGGGGTACAAATTTTTGTGATATATATCCGTACTATGATGAGAGAGTAGGAAAACTTGTTGTGATAAGTGTTATAGATAATCTTATTAAAGGTGCCTCGGGTCAGGCTATTCAAAACTTAAATGTTATATTTAATTTTGATGAAAAAGAGGGCTTAATGCCCTATCCTTACTATCCATGA
- the rplM gene encoding 50S ribosomal protein L13, which produces MQKTFMAKFEPDKRKWYLIDAKGKTLGRIATQIADILRGKNKPTFTPHVDTGDFVVVINAKYVKLTGKKLEQKYYYRHSGYIGGLKAVKAKDMIAKYPERVIAHAVKGMLPKNRLANKLITKLKIYPEADHPHKAQNPVKIEV; this is translated from the coding sequence ATGCAGAAGACATTCATGGCCAAGTTTGAGCCAGACAAAAGAAAGTGGTATTTGATAGATGCTAAAGGTAAAACATTGGGAAGGATTGCAACCCAAATTGCCGATATATTAAGGGGTAAGAATAAGCCTACATTTACGCCCCATGTTGATACGGGTGATTTTGTGGTTGTAATTAATGCTAAATACGTTAAGTTAACAGGAAAGAAGTTAGAACAAAAATATTACTACAGACACAGTGGTTATATAGGTGGACTGAAGGCTGTTAAGGCTAAGGATATGATTGCTAAATATCCTGAAAGGGTTATAGCACACGCAGTAAAAGGGATGCTCCCTAAGAATAGGTTGGCCAATAAACTTATTACAAAATTAAAGATTTATCCTGAGGCCGATCATCCACATAAAGCTCAAAATCCTGTTAAAATAGAAGTTTAA
- the argJ gene encoding bifunctional glutamate N-acetyltransferase/amino-acid acetyltransferase ArgJ, which produces MKVKEVKGSICVVPSIEASAVYAGLTKKKLDVGLIYSKKPTVSAAVFTKNAIKAAPVIYDMALMKKLPDIRAVVVNSGNANACNSNGSEAVDAIVTKTAEKLGILKEQVFVASTGIIGEDLPYDKIVSALDNLTFTLSHNASGFAEAIMTTDTFKKEYALDCSFYGKQFHIGGVAKGAGMIHPNMATMLAFITTDINITHDMLDRALREAVNKSFNRISVDGDTSTNDTVFIMSTNEAPNEKIENENEIYRFFTDQLTQLCNNLAKMIVKDGEGATKITEVVVVGAFSKKDAELIARSIANSLLVKTAIFGEDPNWGRIVDAIGYSQAYFSINRMKVFIGDTLVFAYGRRADFDKTKVEAYMKNNEIKILVDLGIGVCTYNMWFSDLSYDYVKINAEYHT; this is translated from the coding sequence ATGAAAGTAAAAGAAGTAAAAGGATCAATTTGTGTAGTCCCATCTATAGAAGCTTCAGCTGTATATGCTGGCTTAACAAAGAAAAAATTAGATGTAGGACTAATATATTCTAAAAAACCTACTGTTTCTGCTGCTGTGTTCACCAAGAACGCTATTAAGGCAGCACCAGTTATCTATGACATGGCCCTAATGAAGAAATTACCCGATATACGTGCTGTTGTAGTAAACAGTGGGAATGCCAATGCCTGCAACTCAAACGGGTCTGAGGCCGTAGATGCGATTGTAACAAAGACAGCCGAAAAATTGGGCATACTGAAGGAGCAGGTCTTTGTTGCATCGACTGGTATAATCGGTGAGGATTTGCCCTATGATAAGATAGTTTCTGCATTAGATAACCTTACCTTTACACTGTCTCACAATGCTTCGGGTTTTGCAGAAGCCATAATGACAACCGACACTTTTAAGAAAGAGTATGCTTTAGATTGTAGTTTCTACGGAAAGCAATTTCATATAGGTGGTGTGGCTAAGGGTGCTGGCATGATCCATCCCAATATGGCAACGATGCTTGCTTTCATAACTACGGATATAAATATAACACATGATATGCTTGATAGAGCCCTAAGAGAGGCTGTAAATAAATCGTTTAACAGAATTAGCGTAGATGGTGATACATCGACAAACGATACGGTTTTTATTATGTCTACAAACGAAGCCCCAAACGAAAAAATAGAGAATGAGAATGAGATATATAGGTTCTTTACCGACCAACTAACGCAGCTGTGCAATAATCTTGCCAAGATGATAGTGAAAGACGGCGAAGGTGCAACTAAAATTACGGAAGTTGTAGTTGTTGGTGCATTTTCAAAAAAAGACGCGGAACTTATAGCAAGAAGCATTGCAAACTCACTATTGGTTAAAACAGCTATATTTGGAGAAGATCCAAACTGGGGTAGGATTGTTGATGCAATTGGATACTCTCAAGCCTATTTTTCTATCAATAGAATGAAGGTTTTTATAGGGGATACATTGGTATTTGCATACGGCAGAAGGGCGGATTTTGATAAGACCAAGGTTGAGGCCTATATGAAAAATAACGAGATAAAAATCTTGGTAGATCTTGGAATAGGCGTTTGTACCTACAATATGTGGTTTAGTGATTTAAGCTATGATTATGTTAAGATAAATGCAGAATACCACACTTAG